A window of Oryza glaberrima chromosome 2, OglaRS2, whole genome shotgun sequence genomic DNA:
cGGAGCTTAGGGCTAGCGCtacctccgccgcgccgcgccgtgttAGGTTTTATAGGCAgcagcggccgccgcgcggttggtagggctagggttttgggggtggtggtggtctgGAGTTGCGGGGTGGGGATGGATCGGAAGAAGGCGGGGGTGCCGCTCGTGTGCCACGGCCACTCGCGCCCGGTGGTGGACCTCTTCTACAGCCCCGTCACGCCCGACGGCTGCTTCCTCATCAGCGCGAGCAAGGGTAAACGCGCGCGTGTTCCCTGACGATTTTTGCTTTGCTCTGATTGCTTGCTCTGGattcgttgggacttgggaggccGATGCGTTGCAATGCGATTGTTTTGTAGTACGGCGCCTGATAGATAATGGTATGCTGTATTGCAAATGTGATTGGTGCAGCTCGGCTTTGTGTCGGTTTTCAGTAGGCGCTGCTTGAGCCCTTGAGGTTGGACCATAAATAATTGTCGGTAGCTGAAGCAGATTGACCATGTCAAATAGTTCAGGTTGTTTAGTAAGAAGCTCAATGAcctgaaattttgaattcaagtAACAGAATACGTTGAATGTGATGCATCAAAAGTGCATCGAAGGTTAAACCTGAACATACACTCTAGTCATTGAGACATGGGACCCATCTGTTAGTTGTTCACATGTCTACAGCATCCATTTACTTGGATGGTCTGATTTTCACCtatgcaaaataaaaaataaaaaagatgagGGACCGGTATGATGTTGTGCCCGGCTTGAATGTATCATAGGGAGTAAATTCTTCCTTAAAGAGAAATGGATATTTTTATGCTTAtgctttgtttattttttttttgtctaaattTATAATTCTTCTTTGGGTTAATCTCAACAACAATTCCTGCCAACCTTTAGCTTGATATCCCATGTGCTACTCTTATCTCAACAGCAACATTGATCTCTTTTTATAAATTGATCCACTGCGATAATTCGAATTCTAAGCATTAAATAAATTCGGCCACTGCACTGCTATTATTTGGTAGATTCGCTTCTTGTGGATATTGGATACAGAGTCTAGGGAAGTGTACTCCCCCTCCCCGCCCCTGAGACTTGACACCATACAGTGGAAAGTAATGCTGTTAGAATCTTCCATTTATATGCTTCACTTCTTGTTGGATTAATTCTTCTACTCTTTATGTCATTGATATTGATTGATGTTATCTTTCATTTCTTTCCAGACTCAAACCCAATGATTCGCAATGGTGATACTGGAGATTGGATTGGGACCTTTGAAGGTCACAAAGGTGCTGTTTGGAGCTGTTGCCTTGACACCAATGCTCTACGTGCCGCCTCTGGTTCTGCTGACTTCTCAGCGTATGGTTCTTGCCTGTTAAGTTGCATTGGTGTTAATTGTAAATATGTTCTTTCTGTGTAATGCAATGAGTTTTTCTCCGGAGTGAGCATCTAATGATCACTTGATTGTTATCTAGTGTAGTTCTTGGTAGTGTTGCTAGGATATAAATGCTGGCATGTTATCCATTGTGGTGGTATTGGAAATTGACAAATATTATGTGTTGTTGTTTCCTGGAGACTTGAGTGGATAGGAAATGGTAGCTAATTACTAGATAGTTCCCACATGTCAATATACATAGTACAGACCATTTTACTTAGTTTGATGTCAAACTGGTATGCTCCCATTGATAGGAAATGTTAACCAATTACTAGATAGTTCCGACATGTTAATATACATGGTACAGACCATTTTACTTAGTTTGATGTCAAACTAGTATGCTCccattaaatattaaaaaacaaagttttATATAGTGATGATGCGAAAGGGCATTTTCCTCAGAGGAACCAAAGCAGCAAAGTCCCTAGAATGTTACTATTTCTGTTACTGAGGGTTTGTTTTAACTTTCTTAAATTCCTTGCAGTAAAGTATGGGATGCACTTACTGGTGAAGAGTTTCACTCCTTCGAACACAAGCACATTGTTCGTGCATGTGCTTTTTCTGAGGTTATATTCTCCCTGACTTACTGTAACCATTTTAAAGCTTCataccctctcctctctcttaaTAAAATCTTTTCATTTCCTGCTATCATTACCCAATTGGTTGCTTTCAGTATGCAGAGAGCAATGGTGATTGTTTTTTGGGTTTAACCTGCAAACACCCACCACTTCATATTCACTATTGATTTTTTGATTATGTCAAATTGTCAATTATGACAGACTGACATTACATGTGGCCGCATGAAGTGACATGAATTCTATTAGCTTAGTTTCACTACCTAGACCTAGAATCCTATTTTTGTAGGGAACAAAATACATCTGCGACAACTTTATTATATGTTTATTGATTTTTGAGTGCAAATTATACGAACCAGCCCTAGATAGTGTTTATTGAACTATCAATCTGCACATTTCTGGTCATTGCAACAATCTTTTCAAAACACAGGTGTGATTGATATTAGATACCTGTTGATCTGCAGCCTTGCAACGTTCTGACCTCTTAGTTTTTAGAATGCAAAAATTGTACCTTGCAACTTTCCTTGACTTTTATGTCATCTTTCTGGTTCACTCTTGGAATAAGCACAAAATTGTTGATAAACATTGCCTTTAAGCTCTAAGTGATGACGCACGCACGCGCACACACTTGAAATTTTTTTGAGATGATTATAGAAACCATCTCAAAGCAGCTGTAAGCATGCAAATGTATCCTAATAAATCATTTGAAGATTTTTCTTTAAATCCTTGAGAATAATTTTGTCTAACACTGTTTGTTGCCTATTTTGTCATTAATTTCCACTTTGCTGGTCAAAGTTTTCTTTCATTCATAGAGAAGCCTGATTAAAATGCTAATGTTCTTTCAGGACACCCACCTGTTACTTACTGGAGGTCTTGAGAAAATTTTACGTATATATGATATGAATCGCCCAGATGCAGCCCCAAGAGAGATTGACAAATCTCCTGGCTCTGTCAGAACTGTTGCTTGGCTTCATAGTGACCAATCTATATTAAGTTGCTGCACTGATATGGGTGGCGTAAGGTGTGTctgaatttccttttttttttcctagcttAGGGTTGCTTTTTTCCTTCCCTGTTATGATTACTGTCGTGGTGTAGAAGTTTGATTACAGTAACAAAAAGACAGACATGTACTGTTGCCCACAGAGTCCACATTTTGTTCTGATTTTGTGGGTGTTGGACCTTGTAAACTGCAAGAACAAAATATTAGCACCTAGGGTAACACCTACATCCTTGAATGTCATTTCCTTTTAAATTTTGTGGGTGTTGGACCTTGTAAACTGCAAGAACAAAATTAGCACCTAGGGTAACACCTACATCCTTGAATGTCATTTCCTTTTAAATtttgcttaattttttttcattattaagACTTGCAAGTTTTAGTTCTTCTCTTCTCTAGGAAGCAAACCCTAATCTTCTCTCTTTAAATAGCAAACCTATCTAAAGTAACCAGTGTGTGAATCCATTTGGGGACATGTGTTCAGGACTCCAAGAAACTGGCATGTAGGGATCTGACCAATGAGGTTGACTATTTATCTCCAAGGGATCTTGTCTAAAGATGTAATACTAGAAGAAGCataaaatatgttaaaaaacgTTAGTAGATTGTAATTAGCTGTATATATTTTCTCTTCTTTGATTAACTTTTTGTTGCCTCTGAATAGGTTGTGGGATGTAAGGAGTGGAAAAATTGCTCAAACTCTTGAAATCAAGGCTACTGTTACTAGTGCAGAAGTAAGCCAAGATGGCCGGTACATCATTACAGCTGATGGTTCCAGTGTCAAATTTTGGGATGCAAATTAGTAAGATATTTTCTATTCAAAGCGTTGTTGGTGGTATTAATTGGGATTAGctcatttattaaaatatttcctGGTTATTCTTCAGCTTCGGACTTGTTAAGAGCTATAATATGCCATGCAATGTGGAATCAGCTTCTCTTGAACCAAAGTATGGGAACAAATTCATTGCTGGTGGAGAAGACATGTGGGTCCATGTCTTTGATTTCTTCACTGGTGAAGAAATAAGTAAGTACTTATTACTTTTGAGGCTTAAATGAAATGTTTGAGCTCAACAGTTGTTTCTGATTATACCTGCAAAAC
This region includes:
- the LOC127762967 gene encoding uncharacterized protein LOC127762967 — protein: MDRKKAGVPLVCHGHSRPVVDLFYSPVTPDGCFLISASKDSNPMIRNGDTGDWIGTFEGHKGAVWSCCLDTNALRAASGSADFSAKVWDALTGEEFHSFEHKHIVRACAFSEDTHLLLTGGLEKILRIYDMNRPDAAPREIDKSPGSVRTVAWLHSDQSILSCCTDMGGVRLWDVRSGKIAQTLEIKATVTSAEVSQDGRYIITADGSSVKFWDANYFGLVKSYNMPCNVESASLEPKYGNKFIAGGEDMWVHVFDFFTGEEITCNKGHHGPVHCVRFAPGGDSYASGSEDGTIRIWQLGPATSDEQESPPNANGKLKVNTVSDAARKIEGFHLPKDGQPEG